The Bubalus kerabau isolate K-KA32 ecotype Philippines breed swamp buffalo chromosome 16, PCC_UOA_SB_1v2, whole genome shotgun sequence genome includes a region encoding these proteins:
- the CCDC92 gene encoding coiled-coil domain-containing protein 92, which produces MAATNLENQLHSAQKNLLFLQREHASTLKGLHAEIRRLQQHCTDLTYELTVKSSDQTGDGASRSSELKKRCEDLEAQLKLKEDENTELLKELEQKNAMITVLENTIKERERKYLEELKVKSHKLGVLTSELEQRAGTIAYLTSQLHATKRKLLSSGGTSDGSPAGSPALASYKPAPPKDRLPETPRRRMKKSLSAPLHPEFEEVYRFGAESRKLLLREPVDAMPDPTPFLLARESAEVHLIKERPLVIPPIASDRSAGEQPSPAREKPHKAHVGVAHRIHHVAPAQAPPEVETLAVDQVNGGKVVRKHSGTDRTV; this is translated from the exons ATGGCAGCCACAAACCTGGAGAACCAGTTACACAGCGCACAGAAGAACCTCTTGTTCCTTCAGCGGGAGCACGCCAGCACGCTCAAGGGGCTGCACGCGGAGATCAGGCGGCTGCAGCAACATTGCACAg ATTTAACATACGAGCTGACAGTCAAGAGTTCGGATCAAACAG GGGACGGAGCTTCCAGAAGCAGTGAACTCAAGAAAAGATGTGAAGACCTGGAGGCGCAGCTGAAACTGAAGGAGGACGAGAACACGGAGTTGCTAAAGGAGCTGGAGCAGAAGAACGCGATGATCACCGTGCTGGAGAACACCATCAAGGAACGCGAGCGCAAGTACCTGGAGGAGCTGAAGGTCAAGAGCCACAAGCTAGGCGTGCTGACCAGCGAACTGGAGCAGCGCGCCGGCACCATCGCCTACCTGACCTCTCAGCTGCACGCCACCAAGAGGAAGCTCCTGAGCTCGGGCGGCACCTCGGACGGCAGCCCGGCCGGCAGCCCCGCGCTGGCCAGCTACAAGCCGGCGCCGCCCAAGGACAGGCTGCCCGAGACGCCCCGGCGCCGCATGAAGAAGAGCCTCTCGGCCCCGCTGCACCCGGAGTTCGAGGAGGTCTACAGATTTGGGGCCGAGAGCCGGAAACTGCTGCTGCGGGAGCCTGTGGACGCCATGCCGGACCCCACCCCATTCCTGCTGGCCAGGGAGTCGGCCGAGGTCCACCTGATCAAGGAGCGGCCCCTCGTCATCCCCCCCATCGCCTCGGACCGCAGCGCCGGCGAGCAGCCCAGCCCGGCGCGCGAGAAGCCGCACAAGGCGCACGTGGGCGTGGCGCACCGCATCCACCACGTGGCCCCGGCGCAGGCCCCGCCCGAGGTGGAGACGCTGGCGGTGGACCAGGTGAACGGAGGCAAGGTGGTCAGGAAGCACTCAGGGACGGACAGAACTGTGTGA